From the genome of Rudaeicoccus suwonensis:
CTGTTCGCCCTGGAGCTCGTGCTCGGTATCGACAATGTCGTCTTCATCTCCATCCTGACCGGCCGTCTGCCGGAGCACCAGCGCCCGAAGGCGCGCATCGTCGGACTCTCGCTCGCTCTGGTCATGCGGATCGTGCTGCTGGTGGTTGCATCCTGGATCATCGGTCTGACCGCCACGATCATCTCCATCGGCAGCGCGGACGCCCTCGCGATCTCCGGCCGTGACCTCATCCTGATCGTGGGTGGCTTGTTCCTGGTCTACAAGGCCGTGACCGAGATCCACGAGAAGCTCGAGGGCGGCGAGCACGAGCACGCAGCGGGCGGGGCGGGCGCCAGCACCTTCGCCAGGGTCATCGTGCAGATCCTGCTGATCGACGCGGTCTTCTCACTCGACTCGGTGATCACCGCGGTCGGCATGGTCGACCAATTGGCCATCATGGTGGCGGCCGTCGTGCTGTCGATCGGCCTGATGATGGTGCTGGCGGGCCGGATCAGCGATTTCGTCAACGAGCATCCCACTGTCAAGATGCTGGCGCTGAGCTTCCTGGTGCTGATCGGCTCGACGCTGATTGCCGAAGGCTTCGACGTGCACCTCGACAAAGCCGTGATCTATGGTCCGATCGCCTTCGCCATCGCGGTCGAGGCGCTCAACCTGACCTACCGCAAGCGGCAGGCCGCGCGAGAGGGAGTCCCTCGCGACCCGGTGCGACTGCACTCGCGCTATTCCGACGACTGACCGGCGCCCGACGACTGACGGCGTTCACCCCGGCACTGGGGCGAACGCCGTCATCGTCAGGTGGTCTG
Proteins encoded in this window:
- a CDS encoding TerC family protein, with amino-acid sequence MPGIMDFFSSPDLWIAFLTLFALELVLGIDNVVFISILTGRLPEHQRPKARIVGLSLALVMRIVLLVVASWIIGLTATIISIGSADALAISGRDLILIVGGLFLVYKAVTEIHEKLEGGEHEHAAGGAGASTFARVIVQILLIDAVFSLDSVITAVGMVDQLAIMVAAVVLSIGLMMVLAGRISDFVNEHPTVKMLALSFLVLIGSTLIAEGFDVHLDKAVIYGPIAFAIAVEALNLTYRKRQAAREGVPRDPVRLHSRYSDD